Proteins from a genomic interval of Massilia sp. KIM:
- a CDS encoding flagellar hook assembly protein FlgD yields the protein MTTVNTNTSAAPINDLMATMNPKKQEVDSVQADTDKFMTLLVTQLKNQDPLNPLDNAQVTSQLAQLSTVTGVNKLNATLETLKASYQSTEALQATALIERGVLVEGKDMVIGKGKAILGVELESPADKVVVEVFDAKTGKQVAEIDMGEQEAGVLPIAWDAIPNPEDVDAEGKPKVLPDGHYTFNVVATRGGEKLKDAKGLAFDSVASVTTNSKDGVKLNLAIAGMKTMADIKQVL from the coding sequence ATGACCACCGTTAATACCAATACGTCCGCCGCGCCCATCAACGACCTGATGGCGACCATGAACCCGAAGAAGCAGGAAGTCGACAGCGTCCAGGCCGACACCGACAAGTTCATGACCCTGCTGGTCACCCAGCTCAAGAACCAGGACCCGCTCAACCCGCTCGACAACGCCCAGGTGACCAGCCAGCTGGCCCAGCTCTCGACCGTGACCGGCGTGAACAAGCTCAATGCCACGCTGGAAACCCTGAAGGCCAGCTACCAGTCGACCGAGGCCCTGCAGGCGACCGCCCTGATCGAGCGCGGCGTGCTGGTCGAGGGCAAGGACATGGTGATCGGAAAGGGCAAGGCCATCCTCGGCGTCGAGCTCGAGAGCCCGGCCGACAAGGTGGTGGTCGAGGTGTTCGACGCCAAGACCGGCAAGCAGGTGGCCGAGATCGACATGGGCGAGCAGGAAGCCGGCGTGCTGCCGATCGCCTGGGACGCCATTCCCAACCCCGAGGACGTCGATGCCGAGGGCAAACCCAAGGTGCTGCCGGACGGCCACTACACCTTCAACGTGGTCGCCACCCGCGGCGGCGAGAAGCTCAAGGACGCCAAGGGCCTCGCCTTCGACAGCGTGGCCAGCGTCACCACCAATTCCAAGGACGGCGTCAAGCTCAACCTGGCCATCGCCGGGATGAAGACCATGGCCGACATCAAACAAGTGCTGTAA
- a CDS encoding flagellar hook protein FlgE: MSFQQGLSGLNGAAKSLDVIGNNIANASTVGFKGSTTLFADVYANSLNGAGGISAGIGTKVAGIAQQFSQGNVEASNNPLDIAINGAGFFRVEAAGVVQYSRNGQFSLDKQGFIVNAQGAKLTGYGLNANGQLSAGAPVPLQIDTSDLDPVATTSADIVLNLDSRTQPPKNSPFDANDPTTYNKQAPMTVYDTLGNPHVMSTYYVKNGAGTWDVYAANDGTELAAMNVAAASQGTGAAFNAVNTARANWEAATKAVPPVPANIAAALNAYTTAASALVLAAAGTAGSTAANQTEITNAATAAAAVPGATPADVDAAMAKAIRVPAVAIGQLKFDTSGALNLATTGTAGKFNVTLPIFPSTGAELTLPVEIDFAGTTQYGSPMSEKKLEQDGSKAGVLQRFSTGPDGTILGQYSNGRTKPLGQVVLANFANPNGLEPLGNNTWAESSSSGGPLVGTPNSGGMGVLQSSAVEASNVDLTAELVNMITAQRVYQANAQTIKTQDSVLQTLVNLR, from the coding sequence ATGTCTTTCCAACAGGGCCTGAGCGGCTTGAACGGCGCAGCAAAATCGCTGGACGTCATCGGTAACAACATCGCCAACGCCAGCACGGTCGGCTTCAAGGGTTCGACCACCTTGTTCGCCGACGTCTACGCGAACTCCCTCAACGGCGCCGGCGGCATCTCGGCCGGCATCGGCACCAAGGTGGCCGGCATCGCCCAGCAGTTCAGCCAGGGCAACGTGGAAGCCTCCAACAACCCGCTCGACATCGCCATCAACGGCGCCGGCTTCTTCCGCGTCGAGGCGGCGGGCGTGGTGCAGTATTCGCGCAACGGCCAGTTCTCGCTCGACAAGCAGGGCTTCATCGTCAACGCCCAGGGCGCCAAGCTGACCGGCTATGGCCTGAACGCCAACGGCCAGCTGTCGGCCGGCGCCCCGGTGCCGCTGCAGATCGACACCTCCGACCTCGATCCGGTGGCCACCACCAGCGCCGACATCGTGCTGAACCTGGATTCGCGCACCCAGCCGCCCAAGAATTCGCCCTTCGACGCCAACGACCCGACCACCTACAACAAGCAGGCCCCGATGACGGTCTACGACACGCTGGGCAACCCGCACGTGATGTCGACCTACTACGTCAAGAACGGCGCCGGCACCTGGGACGTGTACGCCGCCAACGACGGCACCGAGCTGGCCGCCATGAACGTCGCCGCCGCCTCGCAGGGCACGGGCGCCGCCTTCAACGCGGTGAACACCGCGCGCGCCAACTGGGAAGCCGCGACCAAGGCGGTGCCGCCGGTCCCGGCCAACATCGCTGCCGCGCTCAACGCCTACACCACCGCCGCCTCGGCACTGGTGCTGGCCGCGGCCGGCACCGCCGGCTCGACCGCCGCCAACCAGACCGAGATCACCAACGCCGCCACCGCCGCCGCCGCGGTCCCGGGCGCCACCCCGGCCGACGTCGACGCCGCCATGGCCAAGGCCATCAGGGTGCCGGCCGTGGCGATCGGCCAGCTCAAGTTCGACACCAGCGGCGCGCTCAACCTCGCGACCACCGGCACCGCCGGCAAGTTCAACGTCACCCTGCCGATCTTCCCCTCGACCGGCGCCGAGCTGACCCTGCCGGTGGAGATCGACTTCGCCGGCACCACCCAGTACGGCAGCCCGATGAGCGAGAAGAAGCTGGAGCAGGACGGTTCCAAGGCCGGCGTGCTGCAGCGCTTCAGCACCGGTCCGGACGGCACCATCCTCGGCCAGTACAGCAACGGCCGCACCAAGCCGCTGGGCCAGGTGGTGCTGGCGAATTTTGCCAACCCGAACGGCCTCGAGCCGCTGGGCAACAACACCTGGGCCGAATCGTCGAGCTCGGGCGGGCCGCTGGTCGGCACCCCGAACTCGGGCGGCATGGGCGTGCTGCAATCCTCGGCGGTGGAAGCCTCGAACGTCGACCTGACCGCCGAACTGGTCAACATGATCACGGCCCAGCGCGTCTACCAGGCCAACGCCCAGACCATCAAGACCCAGGACTCGGTGCTGCAGACGCTGGTCAACCTGCGTTGA
- the flgF gene encoding flagellar basal-body rod protein FlgF — protein sequence MDRLIYTAASGAKHILEQQATTSNNLANVGTTGFRAQLDIFRAAPVQGPGLPTRAFVLDSTAGHDFSAGPLQVTGRDLDVAVKGQGWLAVQMPDGTEAYTRNGSLQMSPNGLLQTASGNTIAGEGGPITIPPDATVTVGADGTISTISNVDQPAAPAVLGRLKLVNPPEADLVRGDDGLFRLKSGAAAPADPAVQVTGGALEGSNVSAVDAMVQMISLARSFETQMSLLKNAENNAAKATQILALN from the coding sequence ATGGACCGCCTGATCTATACCGCCGCCTCCGGCGCCAAGCACATCCTCGAGCAGCAGGCCACGACCTCGAACAACCTGGCCAATGTCGGCACCACCGGCTTCCGGGCCCAGCTCGACATCTTCCGCGCCGCGCCGGTGCAGGGGCCGGGCCTGCCGACCCGCGCCTTCGTGCTCGACTCGACCGCCGGCCACGATTTCTCGGCCGGCCCGCTGCAGGTGACCGGGCGCGACCTCGACGTCGCGGTCAAGGGCCAGGGCTGGCTGGCGGTCCAGATGCCAGACGGCACCGAAGCCTATACCCGCAACGGTTCGCTCCAGATGAGCCCCAACGGCCTGCTCCAGACCGCCTCGGGCAATACCATCGCAGGCGAGGGCGGTCCGATCACCATTCCGCCGGACGCCACCGTCACCGTGGGCGCGGACGGCACCATCTCGACCATCTCCAACGTCGACCAGCCGGCCGCCCCGGCCGTGCTCGGCCGCCTCAAGCTGGTCAACCCGCCGGAAGCGGACCTGGTGCGCGGCGACGACGGCCTGTTCCGCCTCAAGAGCGGCGCGGCCGCCCCGGCCGACCCGGCGGTCCAGGTGACCGGCGGCGCCCTGGAGGGCTCGAACGTCAGCGCGGTCGACGCCATGGTCCAGATGATCTCGCTGGCGCGCTCGTTCGAGACCCAAATGAGCCTCTTGAAGAACGCCGAGAATAACGCCGCGAAAGCCACCCAGATCCTCGCTTTGAATTGA
- the flgG gene encoding flagellar basal-body rod protein FlgG, which produces MIRSLFIAKTGLEAQQTNLDVISNNLANVSTNGFKRSRAVFEDLLYQNVRQPGAQSSQQTNLPSGLQIGTGVRTVATERIHTQGNPQMTGNSKDVMVNGSGFFQVLLPDGTQAYTRDGAFQVDQNGQMVTSSGYVIQPAITIPPNAEQISVGRDGTVSVKLPNTVAPVQVGSLQLAMFINPAGLESRGENLYVETGASGNANLNVPGTNGAGVLMQGYVESSNVNVVEEMVNMIQTQRAYEINSKAITTSDQMLQKLSQL; this is translated from the coding sequence ATGATCCGTTCGCTGTTTATCGCCAAGACCGGCCTCGAAGCGCAGCAGACTAACCTCGACGTCATTTCCAACAACCTCGCCAACGTGAGCACGAACGGCTTCAAGCGTTCGCGCGCCGTGTTCGAGGACTTGCTGTACCAGAACGTGCGCCAGCCCGGCGCCCAGTCCTCCCAGCAGACCAACCTGCCTTCGGGCCTGCAGATCGGTACCGGTGTGCGCACCGTGGCCACCGAGCGCATCCACACCCAGGGCAACCCCCAGATGACCGGCAACTCGAAGGACGTGATGGTCAACGGCTCGGGTTTCTTCCAGGTCCTGCTGCCCGACGGCACCCAGGCCTACACCCGCGACGGCGCCTTCCAGGTCGACCAGAACGGCCAGATGGTGACCTCGAGCGGCTACGTGATCCAGCCCGCCATCACCATCCCGCCGAACGCCGAGCAGATCAGCGTCGGCCGCGACGGCACCGTCTCGGTCAAGCTGCCCAATACCGTGGCGCCGGTCCAGGTCGGCTCGCTGCAGCTGGCCATGTTCATCAACCCGGCCGGCCTCGAGTCGCGCGGCGAGAACCTGTACGTCGAGACCGGCGCATCGGGCAACGCCAACCTGAACGTGCCGGGCACCAACGGCGCCGGCGTCCTGATGCAGGGCTATGTCGAATCCTCGAACGTCAACGTGGTCGAGGAAATGGTCAACATGATCCAGACCCAGCGCGCCTACGAGATCAACAGCAAGGCGATCACCACTTCCGACCAGATGCTGCAGAAGCTGTCCCAGTTATGA
- a CDS encoding flagellar basal body L-ring protein FlgH — MKSFTVLAALLALAGCATAPSSIVQGPTSARPMLVETAPPTPGAIYNANSYRPMFEDRRARHIGDLLTINISERTTANKAGTSSGNKNGAASFQVPGVAQSKFGAGIDLESGIKFSDADNQSASNNFSGTIGVTVTEVLPNGNLIVAGEKQVAMNKGVEFIRFSGMVSPDTIQPGNIVSSTVVADARVEYRTNSRIDRAEVNSMLSRFFLSMLPF, encoded by the coding sequence ATGAAATCGTTCACTGTCCTCGCTGCGCTGCTGGCCCTGGCCGGTTGCGCCACGGCCCCCAGCTCGATCGTGCAGGGCCCGACCAGCGCCCGTCCGATGCTGGTCGAGACCGCGCCGCCGACCCCGGGCGCGATCTACAACGCCAACAGCTACCGTCCGATGTTCGAGGACCGTCGCGCGCGCCATATCGGCGACCTCCTGACCATCAACATCAGCGAGCGCACCACCGCCAACAAGGCCGGCACCAGCTCGGGCAACAAGAACGGCGCCGCCAGCTTCCAGGTGCCGGGCGTGGCCCAGAGCAAGTTCGGCGCGGGCATCGACCTCGAGTCGGGCATCAAGTTCTCGGATGCCGACAACCAGAGCGCCTCGAACAACTTCAGCGGCACCATCGGCGTGACCGTCACCGAGGTGCTCCCGAACGGCAACCTGATCGTGGCCGGCGAGAAGCAGGTCGCCATGAACAAGGGCGTGGAATTCATCCGCTTCTCGGGCATGGTCAGCCCGGACACCATCCAGCCGGGCAATATCGTGTCCTCGACCGTGGTCGCCGACGCCCGCGTCGAATACCGCACCAACAGCCGGATCGACCGCGCCGAGGTCAACTCGATGCTGTCGCGTTTCTTCCTGTCGATGCTGCCGTTCTAA
- a CDS encoding flagellar basal body P-ring protein FlgI translates to MRKLSLSLLICAAILGAAPLAQAERLKDLASISGVRQNQLSGYGLVVGLDGTGDQTSQTPFTVQSIMAMLQQKGVNLPPGTQLQLKNVAAVMVTASLPAFAQPGQTIDITVSSIGNAKSLRGGTLLMTPLHGADGQVYAMGQGNLVVGGVGAQAGGTQVQVNHLSVGRISGGATVERAVASNLGENNQIRLELKDTDFSTAARVVEAINDQFGAGVATALDGRVIRVRTPSSSDQRVAFLGMLEQMDVKPSAAAAKVILNARTGSVVMNQAVMLDNCAISHGNLTVTIGSDPVISQPAPGSRGATVVTQSNSVDIKKDPGKVLMVKGGASLSEVVKAMNSIGATPQDLVAILQALKTAGSLRAELEII, encoded by the coding sequence ATGCGCAAGCTTTCCCTGTCCCTGCTGATCTGCGCCGCCATCCTGGGCGCGGCGCCCCTGGCCCAGGCCGAGCGCCTGAAGGACCTGGCCTCGATCTCCGGCGTGCGCCAGAACCAGCTGTCCGGCTACGGCCTGGTGGTCGGCCTGGACGGCACCGGCGACCAGACCAGCCAGACCCCGTTCACCGTGCAGTCGATCATGGCCATGCTGCAGCAGAAGGGCGTGAACCTGCCGCCCGGCACCCAGCTCCAGCTCAAGAACGTGGCGGCCGTCATGGTCACCGCCTCGCTGCCGGCCTTCGCCCAGCCGGGCCAGACCATCGACATCACCGTGTCCTCGATCGGCAACGCCAAGAGCCTGCGCGGCGGCACCCTGCTCATGACCCCGCTGCACGGCGCCGATGGCCAGGTCTACGCCATGGGCCAGGGCAACCTGGTGGTGGGCGGCGTCGGCGCCCAGGCCGGCGGCACCCAGGTCCAGGTCAACCACCTGTCGGTGGGCCGCATCTCGGGCGGCGCCACGGTCGAGCGCGCCGTGGCCTCGAACCTGGGCGAGAACAACCAGATCCGCCTGGAGCTGAAGGACACCGATTTCTCGACCGCCGCGCGGGTGGTCGAGGCCATCAACGACCAGTTCGGCGCCGGCGTCGCCACCGCCCTCGACGGGCGCGTGATCCGCGTGCGCACCCCGTCCTCGAGCGACCAGCGGGTCGCCTTCCTGGGCATGCTGGAACAGATGGACGTGAAACCCTCGGCCGCCGCGGCCAAGGTGATCCTGAACGCGCGCACCGGCTCGGTGGTGATGAACCAGGCCGTGATGCTGGACAACTGCGCGATCTCGCACGGCAACCTGACGGTCACCATTGGCAGCGACCCGGTAATCAGCCAGCCGGCCCCTGGCTCGCGCGGCGCGACCGTGGTCACCCAGAGCAATTCGGTCGACATCAAGAAGGATCCGGGCAAGGTGCTGATGGTCAAGGGCGGCGCTTCGCTGTCCGAGGTGGTGAAGGCCATGAACTCCATCGGCGCCACCCCGCAAGACCTGGTCGCCATCCTGCAGGCGCTCAAGACCGCCGGCTCGCTGCGCGCCGAACTCGAGATTATCTAA